Within Terriglobia bacterium, the genomic segment GGCAGCCTCTTCTCGTGTCATCGTGTCCAGAGTTCCCGTGAGAACAAACGTTTTTCCTGCAAACGTCTGTTCCGGCTTCGGTTGTTCGACGATATCGCCGCGCATTGGTAAGCCGGCCGCGCGCAATCTCTCGATCAATGCGCGATTTTCCGGCTGCCGGAAAAACTGATGAACACTTTCGGCCAGCTTGGGCCCGATTTCGTGGACGGCCTCCAGGTCTTCGCTGCTCGCCTGTTCCAGCCGCTCGATGGAGCCGAAATGGCCGGCGAGAATCTGCGCCGTCCGCTCTCCCACATGCCGGATACCGATGCCGAATAGCAGTCGCCAGAATTCCAGCGAAGGCCCGGCCGCGATTTCGCGAAGGAGGTTCTCGGCGGACTTTCGCCCCACACGTTCGAGTTCTTCCAGCTGCTCCTGAGTCAGGTGGTAAAGATCCGAAACATCGCGCACGAGACTCTTCTCGACCAGTTGATCGACGAGGCGGGTTCCCAGACCGTCGATTTTCATGGCCTTCCGGCTCGCCCAGTGGAGCAGCGATTCTTTCAATTTCGCCGGACAGGTCTGCGACTGGCAGCGCCGGACGGCTTCACCTTCCTCACGGTAGACTTCGCTGCCGCAGATCGGGCAGCGGGCCGGCATGTGGAACGGAATCCGGTCGGGCGCCGGCTCGACGACGCTGACGACTTTCGGGATGACGTCGCCGCCGCGCTCGAGCAGCACGCGATCGTTGATCTGAAGACCGAGCCGTTCGATCTCGTCTTCGTTGTGAAGCGTGGCATTGCGGATCGTGGTGCCGCCGAGCTGGACCGGCTCCAGTTCCGCTACCGGCGTGAGCGCGCCCGTTCGTCCGACCTGAACCCGGATGTTAACGAGTTTCGTGACGGCCTGCCGGGCTTTGAACTTCACGGCGATGGCCCAGCGCGGAGATTTCGAAGTGCTGCCGAGCCGTCCCTGAAGATCGACGGAATTGACTTTCACCACAACCCCGTCGATTTCGTAGTCCAGCTCGTCGCGATGCGCCTCCCAATGGCGGCAGAAGTGGATAACTTCCTGGAGCGAACGGCAAAGCGTCCGGTTCGGATTCACTTTGAGCCCGAGTTTCGTAATCCACTTCAAGTTCTCCGACTGGAGCTCCCGCGTCGGTTGAATCCAGTAACCGTAGTAGTCGAGAGCGCGCCTGGCGGCCATCGAGGGATCGAGCTGGCGCAGTGAGCCGGCGGCAGCATTTCTTGGATTCGCGAACCGGGACTCGCCGGCCTGCTCGCGCTCTTCATTCAGCTGGCGGAAGGCAGGAAGGTTGAAGAACACCTCGCCGCGAATCTCGACAGAAACGCTTTCGTTCAACCGGAGCGGCACCGAGCGGATCGTGCGGACGTTGGTTGTAACGACTTCTCCGGTGCGGCCGTCGCCACGCGTCACCGCTTTGTCGAGCAGGCCATTTTCATAGATGAGCGCCACGCTGAGCCCGTCGATCTTGAGTTCCGCGACGTAATCGACATCCTCCGTCTCGGCGAGCTGGACGACACGGCGGCCCCATTCCTCCAGCTCTTCTTCGGAATACGCATTTTCCAGGCTGAGCATCGGCCTGGAAAACGTGTATGAGGGAAACTCCTTCGCCGGCTCGCCGCCGACCCGTTGGGTTGGAGAGTCGGACGTGATCAGTTCCGGATGCTGCTCTTCGAGCTGCTTGAGCTCGCGCATCATCTGGTCGAAATCGAAATCGGAAATGGAGGGCTCGGCCAGGACGTAGTAACGGTACTCGTGCTCGCGCAACTGCTGCCGGAGTTCCTCGATGCGGCCCGTTACGGACTTCTTCATCCGTTGAATCCGTTCAATCCGTCTTTCTGTGAAATTCCGCCGTCGGCTTCCATTGCGGCCACTGCTCTCCGTTCGCGACGTGCACGCCGACCTGGAGGAAAGCGTCGGCATCTTTGGCGGCGATGGTCATATTCCATTTGGGGTCGTATTCATCGGAAGGCTTATGGTAGCGCTTCGCCGTGAAATCATCCTCATCCGGGCGGGTCACGGTACTCGTATAGAGTGCAGGAATGCCGCTCTTCGCAAAGCTGAACTGGTCGGAGCGGAAATACTCGCCTTTTTCAGGCTCACCATTCGGAACAATATCCCGCCCCTGCTTCGACGCGACATCCCGGAGCAAATCTTCCAGTGTCGTATAGCCATAACCAATCACTTGAATATGATTGTCGTCGCGGCCATACACATTCGCTCCATCAAAATTCAGGTCGGCGAGTGTCTTGTTCAGCGGGAAGACCGGGTGCTCGGCGTAGTAAGCCGAACCCAGCAGCCCCTGCTCTTCTGCAGTGACCGCCAGAAAAACGAACGACCGTTTCGGTCTCGGCTGGATCTTTGCCGCGGCGCGCGCGATTTCCATGATCGTCGCGACGCCGGAGGCATTGTCGACCGCTCCGTTATAGATTTTGTCGCCGTTCTGCGGCTCGCCGACACCCAGATGGTCCCAATGAGCCGTGAAGATCACATACTCATCGGGTTTTTCGGACCCATCGAGCACACCAATGACGTTCTTTGAATCGACGGTGCGCATTTTATTGTGAATATCGATCGCAGCCGAAATGCCGAGCGGAATCGGCCTGAAGTCCGGTTGCAAAGCCTTTTTTT encodes:
- the ligA gene encoding NAD-dependent DNA ligase LigA, whose product is MKKSVTGRIEELRQQLREHEYRYYVLAEPSISDFDFDQMMRELKQLEEQHPELITSDSPTQRVGGEPAKEFPSYTFSRPMLSLENAYSEEELEEWGRRVVQLAETEDVDYVAELKIDGLSVALIYENGLLDKAVTRGDGRTGEVVTTNVRTIRSVPLRLNESVSVEIRGEVFFNLPAFRQLNEEREQAGESRFANPRNAAAGSLRQLDPSMAARRALDYYGYWIQPTRELQSENLKWITKLGLKVNPNRTLCRSLQEVIHFCRHWEAHRDELDYEIDGVVVKVNSVDLQGRLGSTSKSPRWAIAVKFKARQAVTKLVNIRVQVGRTGALTPVAELEPVQLGGTTIRNATLHNEDEIERLGLQINDRVLLERGGDVIPKVVSVVEPAPDRIPFHMPARCPICGSEVYREEGEAVRRCQSQTCPAKLKESLLHWASRKAMKIDGLGTRLVDQLVEKSLVRDVSDLYHLTQEQLEELERVGRKSAENLLREIAAGPSLEFWRLLFGIGIRHVGERTAQILAGHFGSIERLEQASSEDLEAVHEIGPKLAESVHQFFRQPENRALIERLRAAGLPMRGDIVEQPKPEQTFAGKTFVLTGTLDTMTREEAAALIAERGGRVSSSVSKKTGFVVAGRDPGSKLDKARELGVTILDEPEFRGML
- a CDS encoding M28 family metallopeptidase; translated protein: MRSFSAIALGLVFVVSCARHAPDPTVPPVDGNAIKAHIRSLASDQMEGRAPGGKGEELATAYIGDFFKSIGLKTQFQPVPLVGVTSTVSPLKLTGKGGVRNLKPGDEFMGWSKQQKDSIPVAGDLVFCGYGVVAPEYQWNDFKDSVKGKIIVVLINDPQLEDQSKFGGKAMTYYGRWTYKFEEAARQGAAGALIIHETPFAGYGWEVVRGSWSGEQFDIVRSDKGGSTVPLQGWLTKDIAASLFKSAGMDFDELKKKALQPDFRPIPLGISAAIDIHNKMRTVDSKNVIGVLDGSEKPDEYVIFTAHWDHLGVGEPQNGDKIYNGAVDNASGVATIMEIARAAAKIQPRPKRSFVFLAVTAEEQGLLGSAYYAEHPVFPLNKTLADLNFDGANVYGRDDNHIQVIGYGYTTLEDLLRDVASKQGRDIVPNGEPEKGEYFRSDQFSFAKSGIPALYTSTVTRPDEDDFTAKRYHKPSDEYDPKWNMTIAAKDADAFLQVGVHVANGEQWPQWKPTAEFHRKTD